TGAACTGCGGAGCGAGCAGGAGTTGCGTCTTTTCTCGCGGCGTGAATAAAAAAGCTTGATGAATTCACATAATTCAGGCAACGGAAGCACAGAGAAGAACTCCGCCGTACACTTTTGCAAATTAACAGTCATACGTGTGCACTAAGTTGCCCGGTGCAGCCCATGGTCATACATCCTCCTGGCGCTCTaagtggataaaaaaaaatagcttctGCTGTGTGGGTTTGCTAGTTTTTGATTGGCTACAATCGCCCAATATGATTTTACACAGAACCAATCAAATAACTGAACAAGCGGCGCTGGAGTGCGCGCGTTTAAGCACAGGACGTCGCCCGGTTTGTAATGTACATCACTAGAAATGTATCCCGCCCGGCGGTGCTAcagtgacaaagaaaacaagcacacCTAATGCGCGTCGAATGTTACGCTCTCGGAAACGGTTCATGGGAGTTGTAGTCTATTTAATAGACAGCTACCGTTTATGTAAACGACGCAGGCGCCGCTCCAAAACTACATCTCCGCCATGTGTAAAAGGTCGAGCACCGCTTGCATCAGCGTGTGGACGGCACTCACTGGCAAACTTTCTAACAACAGCAGCTGCTTGTCTTGttttaaagtacaaatactgCCATCATTAAAGCCGGCTCAAACAAAGCAGAGTTGTTGTCAACGGCCAGATGAAGCTCTTCGTAAGTGAAGGCAACCCGCATTGCCTAAAGGTGTTAGCTGCTTTAGAAGTGAGCGGAGTTCAGTGTGACGTTCAGTATGTCAACCACGAAGGTAAGAAAGCATGGTTAGCTTAAATTGGTCTGTGGGTTTACATGTAGAAGAGATTTATAACAGCTGCCGTTTGCTAAAGAGCAGCAGTGGGTAATCGTAATATGTGGTTTTCATCAGGTTTGAGCTGAGTTTGTGCTGTAACTGACGGTTGGAatagcaagctagctagctagctgtcatcctgtctgtcagtcaCTGATGAATGGAGTGGACAGTCCACCTGTGTCTGCATCTGAAGCAGCTAGAAAACTCTTACTGTACATCACTGCTTTGTTTGCCTTGTTTTAGTGCTGTTTGTTCGTGTAGCTTCATGAAGCCTTTGTTTAAGAGGTGTTAGGCTTCTACCTGTACAGTGTAGCCCACCAACCTATAGCTACAGATGTTATGTCTTCGACAGTCTAGATTTACTTGGATTTCCAGTTTAAATGTACCCAGGAAGTGTAGACCTGAATTAGATGTTATTTATTCTTCTCTGTGTCTGAAAACTCAGCCATCAAATACGCATTTACGGTATGAATGAACAGGTTTCAGCCAGTTGAAGAAACTGGTATAACTACTCTATAAACAAGCTCACCTTGCATAACAGTCCGGTTTGCTGTTGTGTGCGTTTTATTGGGTTTTATCTGAACAAacattatgatttgatttgcaCTGTCAAGTTGCAGGGTTTTATTATACAGAGACAGTAACAATATATATCTCACTATATCTTgttatactttttattttcaaaaattgtCAATGTTTTTATGGACAAAGAACAAAATCTAAGTTCGCTTACAGTGTGAGGCTTTTATTCCCTGCCAGTTTGATCAAGCTGCACCCAAAAAGCTTGATTAGAGAACCAAGGACCTAAAAAATGTAGAAGACGCTGGCTCAtttagagagagaggagaggagaggagagaggtccAACAGGTTAAAAATTCAGGTTGGACTTGTGACTGTAATCTAAACCATGTCGTAATGTGAATTATTGACAGTGACACAAGTCTGTTTGATGATCTTGATCTTGATATTTTGACCAGATCACTCATCCCTCCTTGGGATGGGGGGGCAATTAATGGTCATCTTTGACCCAAGTTTGAGAAAGGCTTCAAGAGAGGCTGTTTTAATACAAGTAGTCTTCCCCAGGCATAGTTCAGCAATGAGTTTCACatgttgtattgttttgcatCAAGAGAATATGGCTACAACATATGAGCTGGTCATGCTGCTGTGACTTGGGGTATTTCTCACTGGATGCATTGCACGGTGGAGCATCATCTAGAAGCTGCTGTGCATGGGGAATTAGACTCTAATTAAATGGTAAACATCCCAGGCAGCTTCAGGCTTATGGTCTGATTGTGTCTGACATGTGAGAGAGGCTTCACTCCAAGTCCCAGATGTGTGCTAGTCCTTCTTGGCAGCTGGATCACAGAGATGAATAATCAGGGCCATCTGGCATGAAGCCACAGTGTATGAATGAAGTGGACTGAACTCAGAAATACATTATGTATATAAACAGAATTAggggtgtttgttttttatttatcaacTGATTCATTATAGGGCTGCagccaaatataaaatgtcataaaatggtaaaataaaaaaatgtccaaaaacaaaacagactagTGTtccccaaagcccaagatgacatcctcaaatgtcttttttgtccacaactagagctgcaatgatcaATCGATTAGTTGTTCTCACTGAACTTTTGAAGCCCCTAGAATGGTATTCAGGACAGCCCTAATTTTGAAGATCAATTCTTGACAATTTCCAAAATTATCTGaatccagcttcttaaaggtgaatattttctgttttctttactcctctatgacagcaaactgaatatttttgtttacattcacataTATCTcaactattttctgacatgttatagCCCAAACAACTCACTGATTAATCGAGAAATTAATCAACGGATTGatcagtgatgaaaataaaagttaattgTATCCCtatccacaacccaaagatatttagtttactgtttATGGAGGAGTAACCAACTAACCAATTTAATTCATTACAAAGTTtgaaatattgcacatttattaggtaaatataataataaatgttactcctgttgtatctgctgtattAAATCCTAGAGCCACCATAACATATCAAATTATGTTGTTGAAATGAAGACATGAGTAATCATGTATTATCAGAATCCTCTCGTGGTGATTCGTCCTGAGTTCTGATAAAttccagatttaaaaaatatccttGACTTTCCACGTGACCTTTGTGTTCTTCATAGATCATTCTAGTAAACTCACTGATAAGTATTGAGGCTAAGAATTTGATTACAAGATTATCCTTGAACCATTTGAAGAGCCTTGTGCTATTAGTTCTCCTTTAAGATGCAGCTTTGAATTCTGATATAATCTCTGCTCAGGAAGAGTAGAAATTGATTAGATCCACTGGATCTAAAATGTTCTACTCTCTATAAacaaccattaaaaaaaaaaaaagattcacgGTTTGAAAAACATGATTCACCCAGATGAAGAATCAAGTCTAACTAGTCTAGAAACAAGCTCATCCACATAACAATCTTGtctactgttgttgttgttgttgtctaccaattttatttgtttaggttttttttttgaagaaacagtgtgatttatttatttatttttattttttcagaaaaagtgGTGCCCTTCCTTAGCCGTCCAGCCTTGCCAGCCCTGCTCCTGCCTAGTGGGCAGCACCTTTTCAGCTCCAATGCCATCTGCCGGTCAGTAGATTTAATAATCTCCTTCAAATGCCAAGTGCAAGTTGGCATGAATGTAGAGGCTATTACTCACTGTCTCTATATACTGTAGCTCATCAGATATCCAAAAGGGCAAGTTGAacagcaaaaatgtattttcacttATCTCAGGCATCTCAGTATCTAGTCATGCAGCCAGCTTTGGCAGTAACTCCTCAGTTGTTAATGCTGTGAGCCCcacaaatgaaaccaaaattaaaaataaatagcaGCTTATTTTAATTCATTAGCCTTAATCTTGAATTCACAAAGTCTTTTGTGCCACAAACATTTGATCTAATTTAATTTATCCATCTGTtaatttttctcaaaataagACATGCTCTTCTGTTTGAAAGTtcacatttctgatgttacaAATCTTACCACTGAACCtaatacttttttactttatacttgcaCTTACCTGTTTACAAAATGTAGATTAACGTAACTCACTCTAATAACCATATTCCTACATAAATCTACCTCTGCACAGGACCACATATGTACTACTTACCTTTATACTACTTTAGACAGCATACCTACAGTTTGTCCAAAGATAGATACGTGTTTGTTTGAAACAgatcagattacattttttttaagctgcAACTGTTTGTCAGGACTTCCTTCTGTTTCTCACTTTCAACACCTTAGATACCTGTTTGAAGTTAATGGACAAGACTCCAGTGAACTTTGCAATCAGTGGCTTGAATGGGAGGCCACAACACTCCAGGTAAgcttgacataaaaaaaacagaccttTCAGTTATTTGGTAATCTGTTATACAAAACACTTAACCTCTGTGTAAGCTCAAGCCAACAAGAATCCATGCAGCCAAATGATTTAAACTCATGCTCTTAAAAGAGCAATGTACACCAGAAATCTGTAGGGTTTAAGGAAATTAACTGTTTAACCTCAGCCATGCTTCTTTGTTTTACTGCTTACTCTAATGTCATTCAATCAATTCTAATTaacctctgtttgtctttttttgtgcaGCCTGCACTGCTAGAGGCCCTCCACATAGCAGTGCTGCAAGGAAAAGGATCAGAGGTGTTCAAGGTCCTCCAGGGGCCCCTAAACTACTTGGACCAAAGCTTGAGCAAGGGGAACACGCCATATTTAACTGGGGTACAGCATTACCATCTCCTGTTCAGCTACAACACTTCCTGTTATCCAGTGCCTATTTAGTTGTATTTAGAAGATAAAGACAAACATACTAACTCAAACAAAGCCTTTTCAGTCTATACAATATATGATCAAGTCAAAAGTTCACGACGTCTTTTTGGAAGCTCAGCTGAGCTTAACTGAGCGTCTCCTCTGTGCTACATCAGGCTCCTCCggcaacatttctttttttatttatcttttttcagCTGATCATGTAGAGCTAGTGATGCATTTTTAAGTTAGAACGATTTATCTGGGGAGGAGGTCCCTTATGTTACAGATGTGCCAGAGTGTGAGTGGGTGGGTGTTTCAGTTCTCTATGCTATTTTCAGCCCCTGTGGCAACAAGTCATCCGTGTCTATCATATATTTCATGtgtacagaaaaatgttttgttaagtCTCTTGGTGATTGGCATGGCTTGGAGGAACTCTGTGTAAAGCTCAAGAAAAAATGTGGTTCTCACACACTGTTCTCACAGTGAGGAAGTGAACACAGTCCATATTTAGTgagatgtaaacacacaaaaaacaatcataCTGAAAATAGTCTTCCTCATGGTTGTTCTGTATGTCTAAAGTCACAGGGGGTCGTGCAGATCCTTCTTCTCTATTGTTTTTACGGCTCTCAAAACAGCAAGTATTTAGGTTTTTGATGGGGTGACAGGAAAACAACACATGGCAACTTCGGGAATAGTGGTGGTGattaatcaaattttattttcagctAATATTTTGGCTTCTCACAGTTATGAAAACAAGAGATAAAAGGGATATTGTTCTGCATTCCATTTCGCAATGATGATATGATGCTCTCAGTTTGtcttatgaaaaaaaatccagcaaACCCCTTTTCCTTTACAGTGGTGTGCTTTCACACCAACCTAAAATCCCAAACTCACTCTCAGCCAGACTGTGGTATGTGTAGTTCAGCTCACTGCGGAAAAGTGTGTTGTTTGCAAAAAACCCGAACAAGCCAGCTGCCGCTTGGAGTTTGGTGCACATCTATTAGTGCTAAAAAAGGACAAGAGTCCCATTTTTAGGTATTTATATCTAttgtattatgtattttattattatagaaTTTAAGGGAAAGCCACTGTTTAAAAGACACGTTTTTTAACGGTTTGATAAATACATGATGTTTCCAAAGTCGATACGTAACCGTGTTTAATTATCGTGATCTCAACTTTGAATTTTAATTGCTTCAAAAATTAATGCTCATTAAACTTTGCTGTGTTTCAGAAAGCCGTTTCAGTTGCTGATGTTGTTTTGTGGGCTGCGCTGTACCCTGTTTTATCTGATTCTTCACTAGCATTGGGTAAGTAATAATAAACTTGTTATTGGCCATGCATAAACTGTGCATCAATTAACTAATTCTTCTTCCCTATTTTCATTTAGAGAGTCTTTGTCTTCTTACTTCACCTACAGtctctctttattttattttcagttgttttatttccatttttttttctgttctctaTGTTCGAACGGTCCTTACCGCAACCCCTTTGCTCTCCTTTTCAGGTGAATGTAAGTGTGTGAAGACTTGGTTTGACCGTGGGGCTGTTATGCACAGTTTCCAGTCTGCTGCTCAGAAAGTGCTACAGGGAAAAGGCCTGCAGGGCATGAAGAGCTTCATGCAGAGGCAGCCTGCCCCTCGGAGCAGCCTGTGCAGAGACACTCAGCAATGCAACAGCAGCCCTACTGAGGTATCAGCTGGATCATCAGGAtaactattaaacttaaagccCTCTTACTGAACAAAAAGCATTCAGAGGTGCTTCAGTGCCTAACTACTCATGCTTATGCCTGAGGAAACATGTACACCCTGTGAGGTTTCCAAGAAAATgtattggcttttttttttctttgatctAAAGTTGCACAAACAACACCTTGTGAGACAATGTCACACATTTCCTTTCccacattttctgtctttactCCACTGTAgcatttgtactttttttggGGAAGAAAGTTAAAGCATTCAAAGGGTTGCAAGGCTCAAATTCACCTCACTTAAACTAAGCAGGGCTCTCTTGTAAAGCAGATGCAGTTTCCGTGTGAGAGTTAACCTGGCTCTCTGAAAGCTAAATTGACACCCGTGTTAGGATATAGAACATGCAGCATGTAGAGGTTACATCACCATTTTCTTAAtcctccatttctttctttagtGAGCACTGGATTGGAGGATTTGAGCAGGTGTCAGTCAAATATAGAAGCGGCAGTTACGGCTCGATGTCAGAGGAGGATGcggagtgtgtgtatgtcagatTGCTAAATGCGTTAGCTTCGGGGTTAGAGGTTGAAAGGTCAGGTGTTAAAGGTCAAAAATGATTCTTGTGAGTTTATACAAATGTGCTGAAAACAAGaccatctttgtgtttgtactGCAGTGCCTCATCTGATCTCTGCTTGTTTAACATTCATGTTGAAATTGAGCCAATTTGGAtattatgttattttacatCAATGGAACAGCTAGAGTTATTGTTTCACTGCTTTCAGTGGCAGATAAAACTTATCATTAACAATTTAGAGTTCAGACTTGTCCACAGTcataatattttacaaatgttacatttaaattaatttaacaagttaataaaacagcaggattaaaagtacaaatatctGATCATGGAGATTACTAACTAACCCAACGATTCTCtatatgtaaatgtttgtttaggGTGATGAAGGTGAGCGTGCGGTTTCAGAAGCGGAGATGGAGGCAGCTGCTCTCACCTGGAGTAAAGGTTTGAACGCCTGCCCAatgactacagacagacagcaccCTATGTAAGTAATTTAAGTGCTGTTTTCTATTCTAGGCATTAAGCAGATTATTTATAGTAACTTGCAAAGAGTGTATATTCTGCAGTTTTGGgtgttaaattatgtttttgggGGTCACATTATCATCTTCCTGTGGGACAGTCCCACAAACTTCACCCAGCAACCGTCATGTGCAGTCTAAAGAAGAGCAGCCTGTTTCTGTTCCTGAAAAGTTATTTTGTCAAGTGATCATCCAACAGAATTAGAGTAGAGTGGGTTTAGCTGCAGCATGTAGAAAATTGACTGAGGATGTAGACTCTAACCCATAAGGAGTAATGAGATAAGCAGATTAAAGCCtagatctgttttgttttcctacCAGTTTACCACAAGAGGGCAAGCGAAACCTGCTCGTGACCAGCGCCCTGCCTTATGTCAACAATGTTCCCCACCTGGGCAACATCATTGGCTGCGTCCTCAGCGCTGACGTTTTCTGCAGGTAGGATTTGAATTCCTTTTTCCTGTCTACATAGGTGCCAACAAAATACTGATGATCATGAATTAAATATAGACCTCTGCACcaaactcattttaaaaacGTTTACATGAGATCATATACAATCTTGTGCATATATAATGCATATGTTATATAATATTCACTCGAACTCAACATCatctttttccttcatttctttttcttactaCATCTGTCCTCATCAATTACCATCCCTCTGTCCGAGTGTCTATGATGTCTTAATATTTTGACTCCATGCATCTCCTCCTTGAAGGTACGGCCGTCTGCGAGACTGGAAcgtgctgtttgtgtgtggcaCAGATGAGTACGGCACAGCAACAGAGAACAAGGCCAGAGAGGAGGGTCTGACACCGCAGCAGATCTGCGACAAGTATCACGCCATTCACTCCAGCATCTACAAGTGGTTCCAGATTGACTTCGATTATTTTGGCAGGACCACCACTGAGAAGCAGACAGAGTAAGTGGAAGCAAGGGAGGCGGCTGCAGTTGGCctgtgtgtaaaaatgtaatctgcTGTTATGTGAGCTCCCTGACCCTGGTCCTCTCAAGGGTTGGGTGTGGTTCTTTTACTGTCTGGCTTTATGAAAGGGCACGTTTCCATACGATTACTATACAGTTACGTAACATAGGATTACTCTGATCTTGCAGTAGATACTAGTGTGGATGTCTAGCCCTCTCAAGCTTAAAGTCTACTTTACTTAATCTCAGATTATTGAACATGATTGAAGAATGTAGGTTATTGCTTACAATTTCAAGGTTTATCAAATAAggaaaaagatatttttaaaaacatttattttaactctCAAGTCAAATTATCCATTTTATAATATTGATGAGGCACCTTAGACTGCATATTTGAgccattaaaaagaaaaagggaaaatacggagaatgtgaaaaaaatctcCAATTTACAACAAAAGAGAATATTCTCTGAGATTATTAACTCATAAATGTGCACCAAAAAAGGGAAATTCTCTGACATAAAAGTCacaaattttagaaaaaaattgTGCATCAGGAACTACAACACAATGCACAGATGCAAGGATATCGCTGGTTACATCAACAGGCAATTTCTTGGAAGTCCACTTAACTCTCTGAGAACATCTGAGGTTTTTTACTGGATGTTACTTGTGCTGGATGCTCCCCTGGCTCcataatttctttttaatgtttttccattaattaattattttttttccctacaAAGGCTTTAATACACTGTCGTAGGTAACTAAAAATATGGATGagttgtttctctttcttctgttgAAACAATGAAAGCAAAAGAGTAGACTTCTTCTTATGGAGGATAAGTTGTCagcttatttttgtttgtatggGTGTTCAAATAAAGACCTGGAAagattttggttttttttgtgggTTTACCTACTTATATGTGGAAACAAAAGAGTCACTTTTTTTCAATAAAGAAGAGAATTGAATTCTTGAACTTGTACACAGAAAAGGATTACAGAGATAAAAACTCTTGTTTTATGGGGCCTTTTGCTTTGATAGAGTACAACATAAAAGGCATGAAACGCAATGCAGTTGAACtactttgaaaaatgaaaacagcccACAGATTAAAGACTTTTGAAAAGTGCTTTGGGTGTTAGGTCTTGCATTTAAGATTTACTATCACACACCATAGATTACaagcagctttgtttttttgtaccaTTTTACGTCACGCTTTTGTTAAATCAATAACACAAACTCTCTTTCCTTCAGTTTCTTTTTCTAGTATATATTGTTCTGTATCTTAAGCTTGCATCATTTTCCAGCCAATCGAAAAATAGGATCAGTTcatccacctttttttttaaactctggtcaaaagacaaacattttgtCATCCCAGGCACAGCCCCTAAAGTATCTTTCAATCAACTAGTCCCCTTGTTATCCGTTTAGGATAGCCCAGGATATTTTCTGGCGACTCCACAAGCATGATTTTCTCATGGAAGACACAGTGGAGCAGCTCCGTTGTGAAAACTGTCAGCGCTTCCTTGCCGACCGCTTTGTAGAAGGCATCTGTCCCCACTGCGCCTACCCAGAAGCTCGTGGCGACCAGTGTGACAAGTGTGGGCGCCTCATCAATGCTGTGGAGCTCAGGGTGAGTTTGAAGGAGCATGTTGAAGATGATGAttgataatgatgattattaattGACTATTAGAACAAGAACGATGGTGTTGTTAAATGCCATACCATTTTTGAAGaagaattttattttcatttcacaacaAAGGTTTATATAACGAAACTCTATACTATACTACACACAAAAATTCCCAAGACTActaaaaaagtcatttttcatggtGGAGTTTTGAAGATGACAaaaggagtctcacagcctgagagAAGAAGTTGCAACATAATCTGTTGGTACGAgagcggatacttctgtatcttttgccttttttacTTTGCCCTACCTTGCCATCTCTGAATTCACATCAGTTAGTGacttcctacatttcccagaggGACTTTCAACAGCCTCTAGAGAACAAATGTGACATATGGTCACATCAATATTTTTGAGAATGAGGTATATGATGCCAGCTGCACCATTTATTCAAAATTTATAATTTACTGAAGCAGCAGTACATGTCTGGGCTGATATTTTAGAATTCTGTTTAACTAAATATATTATCCACTTGTACTATACCAAACTATGAATCTAGAATACAGACTTTTGTTGCTGCACTGGAGCTCTCCAAATTGCAATTTCAGTTAAAAATCAAGTAGAAGTCAGCCTCACTGGTGCTGATCATTGTTTATGACTCTCCTCTCCAGGAACCCCAGTGTAAGGTCTGCAGGCAGACTCCAGTCATCCGCTCCTCCAAACATCTTTTCCTGGACCTGCCAAAGGTATGTTTTTTCACACTGCATTGTCCATTCTACAGTTTAGACTGTGATTGTTGTTCACAGGGATGGAGACAGAGTTGGCTTGTTAAGAAAGTAAAAGAATTAAGTGTAATTCCAAGTCACAGAGCTTTTGGAAGGCAGTTATCCCTGTGGTAAATTTATTACATAAACTGCTTTACTCTCTCTGAGCTGTGGTTTAGAGTTAAGGCATTTGGTTGTTTTCGCCAGCATTATCATTCTACTTCTTTCTGTCATGCAGCTTGAAGCTCAGTTGGAGCAGTGGCTGGACAAGTCAACCAGCACAGGAGACTGGACAGCAAATGCCAAACAGATCACTCGCTCCTGGCTGAGAGATGGACTCAAACCTCGCTGCATCACCAGGGACCTGAAGTGGGGAACACCAGTACCTCATCCTGACTTCAAAGAGAAGGTCTGCTGTTGTTGCccagagtaaaaaaaataattcataagATGCACACACCAGCactcacaaacatttttttcctcatgtatTGAAGCATAATAAAGCTCTACTGCTGAGCTAATTCCCCTGCTGAGAAAATAATGAAGGCAAACACTTAATATCTGAGGTCAGGTCCCTAATTAAACATTGAGAATGACTGTGCACTTCATTATCTGTTTACAAATGCTGCAGTGACTGATGATACTGCAGTGCTCTCTAATAGCACTCCTGTGCTTCACTGGGAGACTCTCTAAATCTGGCATGTGTTAACATGTTTGAATGCTGACCACTTCTTTAAGTACACACCTCTAAACTTTCTTCAAAGattaatatttaaaggtgcatcatatcattttggagaagaaaatatGGAAATATATGAAATGAATATATGAGTTTGTATTGTACCTTTTTATAAATACAAAACTGATGCATCAGTTGGCCGATATTATCAACCaagcttattttttttaagactgtTAGGCAGAAAGAGATGCTTAAGGgcaatttatatttatttattttccttgttaAGTTGACTTTTTCAGTGCAGTTATGTAATTTTAGATGATAACATTTATAgttaaattgtaaaatatccTCCCTCTGTTAtctgtgtttgataaccacatttaaggGATAATTGCAAAAAAATTGTGTATATCAGTAGATATATGATAGTGGAATTTGTTACTCCCTAACGTCTGTATCGGTTGGGCTctaattctgagtttgaatctctagtctaaaactacatagtgcaccttttttaaagaaaatttgACAAAAGTCACATCCTCAATTGAAATTAATGTTCGTATCCAAGTCATTCTTTAATTTCTCCTAATCtttgtgtgcttttttaaaGTGATTCGTGTGGTCCAGAAATTTCTATAACACTAAATAGGgctttttttcattgttgattatttattgaaaatttctcaattaatcaattagttgtttggacCGTTAGAtgacagaaaatggtgaaaaatgtcagtcagtgtcTCGGGAAGCCATAGATGacttcctcaaatgtcttgttttgtcctcaatcaaaacatattcagcttactgtcatagaggaataaagaaaccagaaaatattcacattaaacaGGCTGGAATCTgagaattttgaccttttttttttccttaaaaaattgcacaaacaaaccaattaatcaattattgaAATAGTAAAAGCTGGTGTAGTTGACAATTcatcgattaatcgttgcatCTTTGATGCAAAGCATTGCAAAAAAATGCATCCTTTGTCACTCATGACTCTTGCTGCCTCTGCAGGTGTTCTACGTGTGGTTTGACGCCCCCATTGGTTATCTGTCCATCACCGCCAACTACACCGACAAATGGGAAAAGTGGTGGAAGAATCCTCATCAGGTAACCCCAACCTCCAACGCACATGTTATCAAAATTTATGAGCCGAGCAGAGTACTGATGCAAGAGCTTGGCACAGATtttgtctgattgtttttttcattgccCCATCTGGTCTTCTGCACTCTCCATTAAAACAGTGTTAATTCCTAGCCCCATATAACCCTAATGTGAAACAGATGAAGACATAACCTCTTTGATTATGAGAACTCGATGATTATGTATTGTACCCAGCTACAATGCACAGACCAAGGGAGTCAAACACTTTATTTCTTGCGCTCTGGTGAAGTTGTGCCTTTTCTGTTGCAATTTATGgtgcaaatgtgtttatttatataaaggaaaacacaaaattcaGGTACCAAGTGACAATTCAAACTAAAATGGAATATAATGCTCTAAGGTGTCAGATGAGGTGTTCATAAAAATCCTTTTTTGGTCCATGATACTGTCATCAACTTTTCTCAGAAAAGGGGA
This Pagrus major chromosome 6, Pma_NU_1.0 DNA region includes the following protein-coding sequences:
- the mars1 gene encoding methionine--tRNA ligase, cytoplasmic is translated as MKLFVSEGNPHCLKVLAALEVSGVQCDVQYVNHEEKVVPFLSRPALPALLLPSGQHLFSSNAICRYLFEVNGQDSSELCNQWLEWEATTLQPALLEALHIAVLQGKGSEVFKVLQGPLNYLDQSLSKGNTPYLTGKAVSVADVVLWAALYPVLSDSSLALGECKCVKTWFDRGAVMHSFQSAAQKVLQGKGLQGMKSFMQRQPAPRSSLCRDTQQCNSSPTEGDEGERAVSEAEMEAAALTWSKGLNACPMTTDRQHPILPQEGKRNLLVTSALPYVNNVPHLGNIIGCVLSADVFCRYGRLRDWNVLFVCGTDEYGTATENKAREEGLTPQQICDKYHAIHSSIYKWFQIDFDYFGRTTTEKQTEIAQDIFWRLHKHDFLMEDTVEQLRCENCQRFLADRFVEGICPHCAYPEARGDQCDKCGRLINAVELREPQCKVCRQTPVIRSSKHLFLDLPKLEAQLEQWLDKSTSTGDWTANAKQITRSWLRDGLKPRCITRDLKWGTPVPHPDFKEKVFYVWFDAPIGYLSITANYTDKWEKWWKNPHQVELYNFMAKDNVPFHSVVFPCSLLGAQDNYTLVNHLVATEYLNYEDTKFSKSRGVGVFGDMAKDTNIPSDVWRFYLLYVRPEGQDSAFSWADMATKNNSELLNNLGNFINRAGMFVTKFFDGCVPAMELQQEDKKLLALVGWELQQYIQLMDKVKIRDALKHILNISRHGNQYIQVNEPWRKIKGDDTERLRAGTVTGVSVNIACLLSVMLFPYMPTVSQTIRDQLNAPQSIISTMLQGNGTFVCALSAGHRVGTVSPLFQKLEMDQIEALKKRFGGQQMTAQKAANTQAAAVPAPAAAAAAAAAAAEVASVNGVDPEKAKQLTQAVAEQGDKVRALKAQKAEKAVITAEVAKLLDLKKQLAQAEGKSPEPAPQKGKKK